One Candidatus Palauibacter polyketidifaciens DNA segment encodes these proteins:
- a CDS encoding multicopper oxidase domain-containing protein: MKPALAAGVLGLLAGASGTAGQLPGSSGACEARSAETRAAGAAGALTDTPTGRVAADLHCISLYSTARSGDAQGFVELGRVPSPFGVTVTPSGHHVRALTAHIEGLPPPSSLGPYAVYMAWATPLELAPVVPLGPVGNGEHALGRVAFNKFLVMVSAEASASVTTREGPLVLRGRSPSALMEAHDLLALAPSATRRAADRGPTRWDAPPAYPGIAMLPGVMDLEPRARPASLRSAADLPPWETLPEPARRQLVDLPDGGTLDLEATIVRREIDGRRLAMLAFNGQHPGPLIRVPEKSTIFVNFTNRTPYPTAVHWHGIRLDNAFDGVPGLTQDPVAPGESFRYRIYFRDAGIYWYHPHHREDVQQELGLYGNLLVDPADPDYYGPANREEVLILDDILLDDDGLVDFGEESANYMLMGRFGNRALVNGEPGYELEIDRGGVVRFHLTNASNTRTFNLSFVDTERGGLPDPDQRVADPDAADPNRLPLKVVASDVGRFEREEWVRSVVLAPAERYVIDVRFDRSGTHALVNHVQGINHRLGVFRAELRTLGNVTVAPRAAADDHGGAFGTLREHADVIADIDRYRPRFDDEPDRELVMTLETDDLPLPIERSMAYDWVYFNPVEWTGTMPRMNWATTGREIRWVLRETATGRENEEIEWNFAVGDVVKIRVVNDRGAFHAMQHPLHIHGQRFLVLSQNGVPNDNLVWKDTVLLPAASTTDILLELSNPGRWMIHCHIAEHLEAGMKMTMNVADAPP, from the coding sequence GTGAAGCCGGCGCTGGCGGCGGGGGTGCTGGGCCTGCTCGCCGGGGCGTCCGGTACGGCGGGCCAGCTTCCGGGCTCCAGCGGAGCCTGCGAAGCCCGCAGCGCGGAGACTCGCGCGGCCGGGGCCGCCGGGGCGCTCACGGACACGCCTACGGGCCGGGTCGCGGCCGACCTCCATTGCATCAGCCTCTACTCCACGGCGCGGAGCGGGGACGCGCAGGGGTTCGTCGAACTCGGACGGGTGCCGTCGCCGTTCGGCGTGACGGTGACGCCGTCCGGCCACCATGTCCGCGCGTTGACCGCGCACATCGAGGGCCTCCCGCCACCCTCCAGCCTCGGGCCGTACGCAGTCTACATGGCGTGGGCGACGCCGCTCGAACTGGCTCCCGTGGTGCCGCTGGGCCCGGTCGGGAACGGCGAGCACGCGCTGGGGCGCGTCGCGTTCAACAAGTTCCTCGTGATGGTCAGCGCGGAGGCGTCGGCCAGCGTCACGACGCGCGAGGGGCCGCTCGTGCTGCGGGGCCGCTCGCCGTCCGCGCTCATGGAGGCGCACGACCTCCTGGCCCTCGCGCCGTCGGCGACGCGGCGGGCGGCCGACCGGGGCCCGACGCGCTGGGACGCGCCGCCCGCGTACCCCGGCATCGCCATGCTGCCCGGCGTGATGGACCTCGAACCGCGCGCTCGCCCCGCAAGCCTCCGAAGCGCGGCCGACCTGCCCCCGTGGGAGACGCTCCCCGAGCCTGCTCGGCGCCAACTCGTCGATCTCCCCGACGGGGGCACGCTCGACCTCGAGGCGACCATCGTCCGGCGGGAAATCGACGGCCGCCGACTCGCCATGCTCGCCTTCAACGGCCAGCACCCCGGTCCCCTCATCCGGGTCCCGGAGAAGTCCACCATCTTCGTGAATTTCACGAACCGGACCCCGTACCCGACGGCGGTGCACTGGCACGGCATCCGGCTCGACAACGCGTTCGACGGCGTCCCGGGCCTCACCCAGGATCCCGTCGCCCCCGGCGAATCGTTCCGGTACCGGATCTACTTCCGGGACGCCGGAATCTACTGGTACCACCCGCACCACCGCGAGGACGTCCAGCAGGAACTCGGCCTGTACGGGAACCTCCTCGTCGATCCCGCCGACCCGGACTACTACGGGCCCGCGAACCGCGAGGAAGTCCTCATCCTCGACGACATCCTCCTCGACGACGACGGACTCGTGGACTTCGGCGAGGAATCGGCGAACTACATGCTCATGGGCCGGTTCGGGAACCGGGCCCTCGTCAACGGCGAGCCGGGCTACGAACTGGAGATCGACCGGGGCGGGGTCGTCCGCTTCCACCTCACGAACGCCTCCAACACGCGCACGTTCAATCTCTCGTTCGTGGACACGGAACGCGGCGGGCTTCCCGATCCCGACCAGCGCGTGGCCGATCCCGATGCGGCGGACCCGAATCGTCTTCCGCTCAAGGTCGTCGCGTCGGATGTGGGCCGCTTCGAGCGCGAGGAATGGGTCCGAAGCGTGGTCCTGGCTCCCGCGGAGCGCTACGTGATCGACGTCCGTTTCGACCGGTCCGGCACGCACGCGCTCGTCAACCACGTACAGGGGATCAACCACCGGCTGGGCGTCTTCCGGGCCGAACTCCGGACGCTGGGCAACGTGACGGTCGCGCCACGGGCTGCGGCCGACGACCACGGGGGCGCGTTCGGGACCCTGCGCGAACACGCGGACGTCATCGCGGACATCGACCGCTACCGGCCCCGCTTCGACGACGAGCCCGACCGTGAACTCGTGATGACGCTCGAGACCGACGATCTCCCGCTCCCCATCGAGCGCTCGATGGCCTACGACTGGGTCTACTTCAACCCGGTGGAATGGACCGGGACGATGCCGCGCATGAACTGGGCCACGACCGGCCGCGAGATCCGCTGGGTCCTGCGGGAGACGGCCACGGGGCGGGAGAACGAGGAGATCGAGTGGAACTTCGCCGTCGGAGATGTGGTGAAGATCCGCGTCGTGAACGACCGGGGCGCCTTCCACGCCATGCAGCACCCGCTACACATCCACGGCCAGCGCTTCCTCGTCCTGTCGCAGAACGGGGTGCCGAACGACAACCTGGTGTGGAAGGACACGGTCCTGTTGCCCGCCGCATCCACGACGGACATCCTGCTGGAACTGTCGAACCCGGGCCGCTGGATGATTCACTGCCACATCGCCGAACACCTGGAAGCCGGCATGAAGATGACGATGAACGTCGCCGACGCCCCGCCGTGA
- a CDS encoding amidohydrolase family protein yields the protein MMTTQRRALFALVLAPVAGALLYSDAQAQEAMEDFIAVQAPTVALTNVKVIDGTGGPAREGQTIVIQDGRIADVGPVDEVAGRIRNAQVLDLEGHTVIPGLIGLHNHSYYTGGNGRAAQLSFSGSRLYLASGVTTIRTTGARAPYEEINLKRAIDEGRTIGPNMFTTGPYLTGQEGSQSMAQLEGPEQARRLVRYWAEEGVPWFKAYTWISREELGAAIDEAHRHGVKVTAHLCSVGYREAVALGIDNLEHGLLANSEYFQGKEPDDCPSGFRNGYADLDVNSEEVQETFRMMIENDVAMTSTLAVYEISVPGRGPIDERIYDILAPEIAAEVREIANLRRNATLDSGIGIHPDVYQKALEYEYAFVQAGGTLAAGVDPTGYGAAPPGYGDQKNYELLLEAGFTPAEVVQIMSANGASVLGIDDETGTIEVGKVADLVVLEGDPEADGHIRETRIVFKAGVGWDAPKLIDSVRGIVGIR from the coding sequence ATGATGACCACCCAACGCCGTGCCCTCTTTGCCCTCGTCCTGGCGCCGGTCGCCGGCGCACTGCTGTACTCCGATGCGCAGGCACAGGAGGCGATGGAGGACTTCATCGCGGTGCAGGCGCCGACCGTCGCGCTCACGAATGTCAAGGTGATCGACGGGACCGGCGGCCCCGCTCGCGAGGGGCAGACCATCGTCATCCAGGATGGCCGCATCGCCGATGTCGGCCCCGTCGATGAGGTTGCGGGGCGGATTCGCAACGCGCAGGTGCTCGACCTCGAGGGCCACACCGTCATCCCGGGTCTCATCGGACTCCACAACCACAGCTACTACACCGGCGGGAACGGACGGGCCGCGCAGCTCTCCTTCTCGGGGTCGCGGCTCTACCTCGCGTCCGGGGTGACGACGATCCGGACGACCGGCGCCCGCGCGCCGTACGAGGAGATCAACCTCAAGCGCGCGATCGACGAGGGGCGCACCATCGGCCCGAACATGTTCACGACCGGCCCCTACCTCACGGGGCAGGAGGGTTCGCAGTCGATGGCCCAGCTCGAGGGGCCGGAGCAGGCGCGTCGCCTCGTCCGCTACTGGGCGGAGGAGGGCGTGCCCTGGTTCAAGGCGTACACCTGGATCAGCCGCGAGGAACTCGGCGCGGCGATCGACGAGGCGCACCGGCACGGCGTGAAGGTGACGGCCCACCTCTGCTCGGTCGGATACAGGGAGGCGGTGGCGCTCGGGATCGACAACCTGGAGCACGGCCTGCTCGCGAACAGCGAGTACTTCCAGGGGAAGGAGCCGGACGACTGCCCGTCGGGGTTCCGGAACGGCTACGCCGATCTCGACGTGAACTCCGAGGAAGTGCAGGAGACGTTCCGCATGATGATCGAGAACGACGTCGCGATGACCTCGACGCTCGCGGTGTACGAGATCTCCGTGCCCGGCCGGGGTCCGATCGACGAGCGGATCTACGACATCCTCGCCCCGGAGATCGCGGCGGAGGTGCGGGAGATCGCGAATCTGCGGCGGAACGCGACGCTCGATTCCGGGATCGGGATCCATCCCGACGTCTATCAGAAGGCGCTCGAGTACGAGTACGCGTTCGTACAGGCCGGAGGGACGCTCGCGGCCGGCGTCGACCCCACCGGGTACGGCGCGGCGCCCCCGGGCTACGGGGACCAGAAGAACTATGAACTGCTGCTCGAGGCCGGGTTCACGCCTGCCGAGGTCGTGCAGATCATGAGCGCGAACGGCGCCAGCGTGCTGGGAATCGACGACGAGACGGGGACGATCGAGGTCGGAAAGGTCGCGGATCTCGTCGTGCTGGAGGGAGACCCGGAGGCGGACGGCCACATCCGCGAGACGCGCATCGTGTTCAAGGCCGGCGTGGGCTGGGATGCGCCGAAGCTCATCGACTCGGTTCGCGGCATCGTCGGCATCCGCTGA
- a CDS encoding type II toxin-antitoxin system PemK/MazF family toxin — translation MVVARREIRWADLDEPRASEPGFRRPILVVQADSFNRSRLRTVIGVALTSNTRYLDAPGNVLLPASATGLPKDSVANVTQLVTIDEDYLGDRCGQISRKLMSRVEAGLRLILDL, via the coding sequence ATGGTAGTTGCGCGGCGAGAGATAAGGTGGGCGGATCTGGACGAACCAAGAGCATCGGAACCGGGATTTCGTCGCCCGATTCTCGTAGTGCAGGCAGACTCGTTCAATCGAAGCAGACTGAGGACCGTGATCGGCGTAGCCCTCACCTCGAATACGCGCTATCTGGACGCCCCGGGCAACGTTCTTCTGCCGGCATCGGCAACAGGTTTGCCAAAGGACTCCGTGGCAAATGTGACCCAACTCGTGACCATCGACGAAGATTATCTCGGGGACCGGTGCGGCCAGATATCACGCAAGCTCATGAGTCGGGTCGAAGCCGGACTGCGGCTCATCCTGGATCTGTAG